A window of the Trichoderma asperellum chromosome 4, complete sequence genome harbors these coding sequences:
- a CDS encoding uncharacterized protein (SECRETED:SignalP(1-18)): MKHQYLSLLAFGATAVLAAPGIQLGEDIEVRDNCPHDNLLRCLIASPSIAIPFCSSSANVLISLPTVTVTVTPTSFVTATDVITDIETVTDTSIVLLTASPSSTAAEILTSSPPEKRERKKYCPAPNCIRALNPNPSSASHGCSCFSGSYLATASTFTSTITAPTVTKTSQTLWRTKLSTATVIVTITSETTVLGSSSSSSSLSPTSTTSVPSSTTVPPAITTTSLSYTTITTWPASCDASLSAIYSCASSCLSSAAVTQAGCGASDIICQCQDQNQAVIQGAAANCIIGGCGFGGAIDVLNSVSALCTCEQQGLYTTTVPILPPPSATATSPLLILTD, translated from the exons ATGAAGCATCAATATCTCTCCCTCCTAGCATTTGGCGCTACAGCCGTCTTGGCTGCGCCTGGAATCCAACTGGGCGAGGACATCGAGGTCCGGGACAACTGCCCCCACGACAACCTTCTTCGGTGCCTCATCGCCAGCCCCAGTATCGCAATTCCTTTCTGCAGTTCTTCGGCGAACGTACTGATCTCTCTGCCGACCGTGACTGTTACAGTCACACCCACTTC CTTCGTCACTGCCACGGACGTGATTACAGATATCGAAACGGTGACTGATACATCTATCGTGTTACTAACGGCCAGCCCGAGCTCGACAGCGGCCGAGATACTAACCTCCTCGCCCccggagaagagggagagaaagaagtaCTGCCCGGCGCCAAACTGCATCAGAGCGTTGAACCCTAACCCATCGTCCGCATCGCATGGATGCTCTTGCTTCTCAGGAAGCTATCTTGCCACCGCTTCGACGTTTACTTCTACGATAACTGCCCCGACTGTTACAAAGACGTCGCAGACCCTTTGGAGAACGAAGCT GTCGACGGCCACGGTTATTGTTACAAT TACCTCGGAGACCACCGTGCTTGGGAGCAGCTctagctccagctccttaaGCCCCACCTCAACCACCTCTGTCCCTAGTTCCACAACTGTTCCCCCTGCCATCACAACgacttctctctcttacacAACCATCACGACCTGGCCAGCATCCTGCGACGCCAGCCTGAGCGCAATTTATTCATGTGCAAGCTCGTGCCTTAGTTCAGCTGCTGTGACGCAAGCCGGCTGTGGAGCAAGTGATATTATCTGTCAATGTCAAGATCAAAACCAGGCCGTTATTCAGGGTGCGGCAGCCAACTGCATCATCGGCGGGTGTGGGTTCGGGGGTGCCATTGACGTATTAAATTCCGTCTCTGCCC TCTGCACCTGCGAGCAGCAGGGTTTGTACACCACGACTGTTCCGATACTCCCCCCGCCCTCGGCTACAGCTACATCACCACTCCTTATTTTAACAGACTAG
- a CDS encoding uncharacterized protein (EggNog:ENOG41~TransMembrane:1 (n5-17c25/26o35-53i)), translating to MAYTVACCQTTAVITTFAVPQLTSADAANLGAKTYLVFAGCMACVIVWSYMLMPETKGRTYAEIDEMYDKKVPMRNWSKYETSTEAKQSNLKAGNTLRKRINIEA from the coding sequence ATGGCTTATACCGTGGCATGTTGTCAGACAACAGCTGTCATCACAACTTTCGCCGTGCCTCAGCTAACATCAGCCGATGCAGCTAACCTTGGCGCTAAGACCTATCTTGTCTTCGCTGGCTGTATGGCCTGTGTGATTGTCTGGAGTTACATGCTTATGCCTGAAACTAAAGGCCGAACTTATGCAGAGATTGATGAAATGTACGACAAGAAGGTACCTATGCGAAATTGGAGTAAATATGAGACCTCAACtgaagcaaagcaaagcaaccTAAAGGCCGGAAATACTCTGAGAAAGCGTATAAATATCGAAGCATAA
- a CDS encoding uncharacterized protein (EggNog:ENOG41~TransMembrane:8 (i39-60o98-118i125-144o150-173i185-209o215-236i308-330o336-358i)), which translates to MTTNKNDEAAAEPKLETCNVEEIPAADGLAPGMRPDEGAVNLMLVLSCLAFGASSFLFGYDDRVISPVAATPAFVRLLQGYAGPSNENLSLTARNQDLVFSVPLVGSVIGGLATTLLTNRFGRKWTLIGSYVFSLLGAFLQVFAPNLTAFVIGRFCSAFVIGIAHTIAPLYLCEVVPASMRGRSVQIYNILNIFSGVIATIVSNATHAIDGPKAYQIPLSIEAGLPALLFVLTLGIPESPQWLVSKGRMGEAKKNLRRLRGFSDFQLEDEFRVIVLCEENERELTSNVHFWDLFNRENFKRTITAGSFYSLNQVSGVILSTTYTTVFLSQLGVGNAFVLTIIASLCNLAGAVVAPMVLDLYGRRPTALWG; encoded by the exons ATGACTACCAACAAGAACGACGAGGCGGCAGCAGAGCCCAAACTTGAGACGTGTAATGTTGAGGAAATACCAGCCGCCGACGGCTTGGCCCCTGGCATGCGGCCAGACGAGGGAGCGGTCAATTTGATGTTAGTCTTGTCGTGTCTCGCTTTTGGTGCCTCATCCTTCTTGTTCGGCTATGATGATAGAGTTATCTCACCTGTAGCTGCAACACCAGCCTTT GTGAGGTTACTTCAAGGCTATGCCGGCCCTAGCAACGAAAACCTTTCCCTGACAGCACGCAATCAGGATCTGGTTTTCTCTGTCCCTCTAGTTGGATCAGTCATTGGTGGCCTCGCCACAACACTCTTGACCAATCGCTTTGGCCGGAAGTGGACACTTATTGGATCCTACGTCTTCTCACTATTGGGAGCCTTCTTACAAGTCTTTGCACCAAACTTGACAGCCTTCGTCATCGGACGTTTCTGCAGTGCTTTTGTTATTGGAATCGCACACACTATCGCACCACTATATCTTTGCGAAGTTGTGCCTGCATCAATGAGAGGTCGGAGCGTGCAGATCTACAATATTCTCAATATATTTTCTGGCGTCATCGCTACTATTGTCTCAAACGCCACCCACGCGATCGATGGACCTAAGGCTTATCAAATTCCCCTGTCCATCGAAGCTGGTCTTCCTGCGTTGCTGTTTGTCTTGACTCTTGGTATTCCTGAGAGCCCCCAATGGCTCGTGTCCAAGGGTCGAATGGGAGAGGCTAAGAAGAACTTACGACGGCTGCGTGGCTTTTCTGACTTCCAGTTAGAGGATGAGTTCCGCGTTATTGTTCTCTGTGAGGAAAATGAACGCGAGCTGACATCGAACGTGCATTTCTGGGACCTTTTCAATCGGGAGAACTTTAAGAGGACAATCACCGCTGGGTCGTTCTATTCGCTTAACCAGGTCTCGGGCGTGATTCTATCGACCACATATACTACCGTCTTCCTCAGCCAGTTGGGCGTGGGTAATGCGTTTGTGCTTACGATTATAGCTTCTCTCTGTAATCTGGCCGGAGCTGTCGTTGCGCCCATGGTTCTTGACCTTTACGGGCGCCGCCCAACAGCATTGTGGGGATGA
- a CDS encoding uncharacterized protein (CAZy:GH32) has translation MSLLVATIRTTTPVLGANPKKHARLSNSFAHSDNQSVGPTADQECFNRWRPKYHLMPPRYWVNDPCGPGYSPSGQCYQMSFQWNPFGCEWGNMSWGHATSQDQVHWVVSREPSMQPSEVEDPCGVFTGCTWPTNPSGQNDGTITTFYTSAQHSPIHWTLPYEKGSELIRMATSRDHGRTWKRHPSPIVTGPPKGLDVLGWRDPFIGKWDSIDRCLNRNSGEYLYGVVAGGIRHQSPTVFLYSIDARDLTQWSFICTLFTPGQNFKTSKRLSDFGTNFEVTNFMTLRDNNSDSYDILLMSIEGAHEMETPSFLEIKGQISKAQRSNKIQNWLCGQPVLTESVESQALRFEFRFGGRLDYGLYYAANSFYDTITESRIVYGWILEEDLPLHLAKKQGWSGMLSLSRILKMRQIKNVVAACCSDLRSLDWLHCTPNLDGSYSVTTLTSSPDPRLSSLRQKELGLSSAPAANACSYSDDQITLGFLLLKARHFEAEISLSVPPTAEQVGIILYHSSGKIHREIQCIVVVAD, from the coding sequence ATGTCTCTCCTGGTAGCCACGATACGCACTACTACACCAGTGCTGGGCGCCAACCCCAAGAAACATGCTCGTCTCTCAAATTCATTTGCACACTCTGATAACCAGAGCGTTGGACCTACTGCAGATCAGGAATGTTTCAATCGGTGGAGACCAAAATATCACTTGATGCCGCCCCGTTACTGGGTTAATGATCCGTGTGGTCCAGGTTACAGTCCATCGGGACAATGCTATCAGATGTCGTTCCAATGGAACCCATTTGGATGTGAATGGGGAAATATGTCTTGGGGACATGCAACATCTCAAGATCAGGTACACTGGGTCGTTTCTCGCGAGCCTTCGATGCAGCCCTCTGAAGTCGAAGATCCTTGCGGCGTATTCACAGGTTGTACCTGGCCAACCAACCCCAGCGGTCAAAACGATGGCACTATAACAACCTTCTATACTTCCGCTCAACATTCACCAATCCATTGGACATTGCCTTATGAGAAGGGTAGCGAACTCATCCGCATGGCAACTTCCAGGGACCATGGGCGAACTTGGAAACGTCACCCATCTCCCATTGTTACAGGGCCTCCGAAAGGGCTGGACGTGTTAGGTTGGCGAGATCCCTTTATCGGGAAATGGGACTCTATTGATCGATGCCTCAACCGTAATAGTGGAGAGTACTTGTATGGCGTTGTTGCGGGCGGGATTCGTCATCAGTCACCCACAGTCTTTCTATACTCTATCGACGCACGGGATCTTACCCAATGGAGTTTCATTTGCACGCTCTTCACTCCAGGGCAAAATTTTAAAACCTCAAAGAGGTTGTCAGACTTTGGAACCAATTTTGAAGTAACCAATTTCATGACACTCCGAGACAATAATAGCGATTCCTACGATATTTTGTTGATGAGCATAGAAGGCGCACATGAAATGGAAACACCTTCATTCTTGGAGATCAAAGGCCAAATCAGCAAAGCACAAAGGTCAAACAAAATCCAGAATTGGCTTTGCGGCCAGCCAGTATTAACAGAGAGTGTTGAGAGCCAAGCATTGAGATTCGAGTTTCGATTTGGTGGCCGCCTCGACTATGGGCTTTACTATGCTGCAAATTCATTCTATGATACGATAACAGAGAGCCGAATAGTTTATGGCTGGATTCTTGAAGAAGATTTACCTCTTCACTTAGCAAAGAAACAAGGGTGGAGCGGTATGTTGTCCTTATCTCGTATCCTGAAGATGAGACAGATCAAGAACGTGGTCGCTGCTTGCTGTTCCGATTTGCGGTCTCTGGACTGGCTTCATTGCACCCCCAATCTTGATGGCTCCTATAGCGTTACCACACTTACGTCCTCCCCTGACCCCCGCTTGTCGAGTTTACGCCAGAAAGAGTTGGGTCTGTCTTCTGCGCCTGCCGCCAATGCTTGCAGCTACTCGGATGATCAGATTACACTTGGCTTCCTACTTCTCAAAGCACGCCATTTTGAGGCAGAAATCTCCTTGTCAGTTCCACCAACTGCAGAGCAAGTTGGTATCATATTGTATCACTCTTCCGGTAAGATTCATAGGGAAATACAATGTATTGTCGTGGTAGCTGACTGA
- a CDS encoding uncharacterized protein (EggNog:ENOG41~TransMembrane:1 (o277-297i)~antiSMASH:Cluster_4.1), whose product MSTSSPLADNYPGKSTAGVAKRSCDQCKLRKIRCDFSQPCKMCLARGFECTYLKPQKKRGPAGKRLAQIQQDQGRLHHEKNLEQRTEGVIARVSESTRAADSDTTSTSSLPVPGSEWPSQEFDAHLTATDHGSQSVPDIVSPSFGNDLPISNTGDVGIFNQGQDTEYWPPDRATSQIPPFGFPWGGSFVDFAALPPVIDTDFQENTSNQASRRPYDLVVPPEQLRETISHWPSYISEASLIPWMDVYFDRLHPTMPVFNRSTLFTKIYLQEHRHNPLFGSMILALCAFAITQPIFISERPTSSSRERQAKLLMNEAMKMRSSFDFGESPTLEAVMTSFFLFGSLFGTNQHNAAWLRLRETIDLAQTMGLDDSNAYQGDLGEETGQKLRAYMVLFITERAYSIQRRHPITLKQMRDSVPPISDDLLSSSSHGLLSGMIVFNEKDAAALMGLSVLMQLFSAIQDEFIDCWNATCAATQGGCPKSSEQTVLLVHEKLERVQGRHLYSHYDRLVLDDQPLDDAARDVLDGQAIVTQHADILVTQKWLQNRLWCLCLAHNLLNLQSPHPELQFDYAICLAESTLALCQKLPLSFMEAHGVGLIEKLYDISVTAITVLSDPAFPIKRLSPSVTLLLPPASLYPAQQGMETSHHTLIRRYFKVFSILRGGNHPYLGKYVAHLHSLGFDTPNLETC is encoded by the exons ATGAGTACTTCTAGTCCATTAGCAGATAACTACCCTGGAAAATCGACAGCTGGGGTCGCTAAGCGATCATGCGATCAATGCAAGCTTCGCAAAATTAGG TGCGATTTCTCGCAGCCGTGTAAGATGTGTCTCGCTCGTGGGTTTGAATGCACATATCTGAAGCCCCAGAAGAAACGCGGTCCTGCTGGCAA GCGTCTTGCGCAAATTCAGCAAGACCAAGGCCGTCTACATCATGAAAAAAATTTGGAGCAACGTACTGAGGGGGTGATAGCCCGCGTATCAGAGTCAACTAGGGCGGCCGACAGCGATACGACTTCGACCTCGTCACTGCCGGTACCAGGATCCGAATGGCCGTCTCAGGAATTCGATGCCCATCTTACCGCGACAGATCACGGATCGCAGTCTGTTCCGGACATCGTGAGCCCTAGCTTTGGAAATGACCTACCAATATCCAATACAGGTGACGTCGGCATCTTCAACCAGGGTCAAGATACAGAGTACTGGCCACCAGATAGGGCGACATCACAAATACCACCGTTCGGTTTCCCGTGGGGGGGCTCATTCGTAGACTTTGCAGCACTTCCACCGGTAATTGATACGGATTTTCAAGAAAACACTTCAAACCAGGCAAGCAGGCGCCCGTATGATCTGGTAGTTCCTCCAGAGCAGTTAAGGGAAACTATCTCACATTGGCCAAGTTACATCAGCGAGGCCAGTTTAATTCCCTGGATGGATGTCTATTTCGATAGACTTCATCCAACAATGCCAGTCTTCAACCGATCTACACTGTTCACCAAGATTTATCTCCAGGAACATCGTCATAACCCTTTATTCGGCTCCATGATCTTGGCTCTTTGCGCGTTCGCGATCACCCAGCCCATTTTCATTAGTGAACGTCCCACGTCCTCATCACGGGAGCGTCAGGCGAAGCTGTTGATGAACGAAGCCATGAAAATGCGTAGCTCTTTTGACTTTGGTGAAAGCCCAACATTGGAAGCTGTCATGAcaagcttcttcctctttggctCTCTCTTTGGCACCAACCAGCACAATGCCGCTTGGCTTCGTTTGCGAGAAACTATTGACTTGGCTCAGACAATGGGATTAGATGACTCGAATGCGTACCAGGGAGATCTTGGTGAAGAAACAGGTCAGAAGCTACGCGCATACATGGTCTTGTTTATTACAGAGAG GGCATATTCAATACAAAGACGACATCCTATCACCTTAAAACAAATGCGTGACTCAGTACCGCCTATCTCAGATGATCTCTTGAGCAGCTCTTCCCATGGCCTTCTTTCGGGAATGATTGTATTTAACGAGAAGGACGCCGCCGCATTGATGGGACTGTCGGTACTCATGCAGCTTTTTAGTGCTATCCAAGATGAGTTTATAGATTGCTGGAACGCTACGTGTGCAGCAACTCAAGGAGGCTGCCCTAAATCTAGTGAGCAGACGGTTTTGCTAGTGCATGAGAAACTCGAGCGCGTCCAGGGTCGACATCTTTATAGCCACTATGACCGTCTCGTCCTAGATGACCAACCACTAGACGATGCGGCTAGGGATGTACTTGATGGACAGGCAATTGTTACCCAGCATGCCGACATACTTGTAACGCAAAAGTGGCTTCAGAACCGGCTCTGGTGTCTTTGCTTGGCACACAACCTGCTAAATTTACAATCACCGCACCCCGAGCTACAGTTCGACTATGCTATCTGCCTAGCAGAATCGACATTGGCTCTGTGTCAAAAGCTGCCTCTGAGTTTCATGGAAGCTCACGGAGTAGGATTG ATTGAGAAGCTCTACGACATTTCCGTGACGGCTATTACTGTTTTAAGTGATCCAGCCTTCCCGATCAAGCGGCTTTCACCCAGCGTAACCCTCTTGCTGCCCCCTGCCTCTCTATATCCCGCACAGCAAGGCATGGAAACGTCGCATCATACGCTTATCCGCAGATACTTTAAGGTTTTTAGCATACTTCGAGGCGGCAATCACCCATATTTGGGGAAGTATGTGGCTCATCTCCACTCTCTTGGATTCGATACCCCAAATCTAGAAACATGTTAA
- a CDS encoding uncharacterized protein (EggNog:ENOG41~TransMembrane:1 (o236-256i)~antiSMASH:Cluster_4.1) encodes MCLARGFECTYLKPQKKRGPAGKRLAQIQQDQGRLHHEKNLEQRTEGVIARVSESTRAADSDTTSTSSLPVPGSEWPSQEFDAHLTATDHGSQSVPDIVSPSFGNDLPISNTGDVGIFNQGQDTEYWPPDRATSQIPPFGFPWGGSFVDFAALPPVIDTDFQENTSNQASRRPYDLVVPPEQLRETISHWPSYISEASLIPWMDVYFDRLHPTMPVFNRSTLFTKIYLQEHRHNPLFGSMILALCAFAITQPIFISERPTSSSRERQAKLLMNEAMKMRSSFDFGESPTLEAVMTSFFLFGSLFGTNQHNAAWLRLRETIDLAQTMGLDDSNAYQGDLGEETGQKLRAYMVLFITERAYSIQRRHPITLKQMRDSVPPISDDLLSSSSHGLLSGMIVFNEKDAAALMGLSVLMQLFSAIQDEFIDCWNATCAATQGGCPKSSEQTVLLVHEKLERVQGRHLYSHYDRLVLDDQPLDDAARDVLDGQAIVTQHADILVTQKWLQNRLWCLCLAHNLLNLQSPHPELQFDYAICLAESTLALCQKLPLSFMEAHGVGLIEKLYDISVTAITVLSDPAFPIKRLSPSVTLLLPPASLYPAQQGMETSHHTLIRRYFKVFSILRGGNHPYLGKYVAHLHSLGFDTPNLETC; translated from the exons ATGTGTCTCGCTCGTGGGTTTGAATGCACATATCTGAAGCCCCAGAAGAAACGCGGTCCTGCTGGCAA GCGTCTTGCGCAAATTCAGCAAGACCAAGGCCGTCTACATCATGAAAAAAATTTGGAGCAACGTACTGAGGGGGTGATAGCCCGCGTATCAGAGTCAACTAGGGCGGCCGACAGCGATACGACTTCGACCTCGTCACTGCCGGTACCAGGATCCGAATGGCCGTCTCAGGAATTCGATGCCCATCTTACCGCGACAGATCACGGATCGCAGTCTGTTCCGGACATCGTGAGCCCTAGCTTTGGAAATGACCTACCAATATCCAATACAGGTGACGTCGGCATCTTCAACCAGGGTCAAGATACAGAGTACTGGCCACCAGATAGGGCGACATCACAAATACCACCGTTCGGTTTCCCGTGGGGGGGCTCATTCGTAGACTTTGCAGCACTTCCACCGGTAATTGATACGGATTTTCAAGAAAACACTTCAAACCAGGCAAGCAGGCGCCCGTATGATCTGGTAGTTCCTCCAGAGCAGTTAAGGGAAACTATCTCACATTGGCCAAGTTACATCAGCGAGGCCAGTTTAATTCCCTGGATGGATGTCTATTTCGATAGACTTCATCCAACAATGCCAGTCTTCAACCGATCTACACTGTTCACCAAGATTTATCTCCAGGAACATCGTCATAACCCTTTATTCGGCTCCATGATCTTGGCTCTTTGCGCGTTCGCGATCACCCAGCCCATTTTCATTAGTGAACGTCCCACGTCCTCATCACGGGAGCGTCAGGCGAAGCTGTTGATGAACGAAGCCATGAAAATGCGTAGCTCTTTTGACTTTGGTGAAAGCCCAACATTGGAAGCTGTCATGAcaagcttcttcctctttggctCTCTCTTTGGCACCAACCAGCACAATGCCGCTTGGCTTCGTTTGCGAGAAACTATTGACTTGGCTCAGACAATGGGATTAGATGACTCGAATGCGTACCAGGGAGATCTTGGTGAAGAAACAGGTCAGAAGCTACGCGCATACATGGTCTTGTTTATTACAGAGAG GGCATATTCAATACAAAGACGACATCCTATCACCTTAAAACAAATGCGTGACTCAGTACCGCCTATCTCAGATGATCTCTTGAGCAGCTCTTCCCATGGCCTTCTTTCGGGAATGATTGTATTTAACGAGAAGGACGCCGCCGCATTGATGGGACTGTCGGTACTCATGCAGCTTTTTAGTGCTATCCAAGATGAGTTTATAGATTGCTGGAACGCTACGTGTGCAGCAACTCAAGGAGGCTGCCCTAAATCTAGTGAGCAGACGGTTTTGCTAGTGCATGAGAAACTCGAGCGCGTCCAGGGTCGACATCTTTATAGCCACTATGACCGTCTCGTCCTAGATGACCAACCACTAGACGATGCGGCTAGGGATGTACTTGATGGACAGGCAATTGTTACCCAGCATGCCGACATACTTGTAACGCAAAAGTGGCTTCAGAACCGGCTCTGGTGTCTTTGCTTGGCACACAACCTGCTAAATTTACAATCACCGCACCCCGAGCTACAGTTCGACTATGCTATCTGCCTAGCAGAATCGACATTGGCTCTGTGTCAAAAGCTGCCTCTGAGTTTCATGGAAGCTCACGGAGTAGGATTG ATTGAGAAGCTCTACGACATTTCCGTGACGGCTATTACTGTTTTAAGTGATCCAGCCTTCCCGATCAAGCGGCTTTCACCCAGCGTAACCCTCTTGCTGCCCCCTGCCTCTCTATATCCCGCACAGCAAGGCATGGAAACGTCGCATCATACGCTTATCCGCAGATACTTTAAGGTTTTTAGCATACTTCGAGGCGGCAATCACCCATATTTGGGGAAGTATGTGGCTCATCTCCACTCTCTTGGATTCGATACCCCAAATCTAGAAACATGTTAA